A genomic window from Parasteatoda tepidariorum isolate YZ-2023 chromosome 10, CAS_Ptep_4.0, whole genome shotgun sequence includes:
- the LOC107453038 gene encoding speckle-type POZ protein B-like codes for MSKSFKNSTNFKEIIGQVFNITWEMIVTFKSSRDSNRAPCWTLCLKKNQSNCNVAVTIKLISRNRVKSYYLTYDTKEDSKFILNQNTLELDDYNLELFFIFKSTSTPEKNLAKIFPIVKLQNLSTSFQAMLEKEYMTDVVLKCDSFTLKAHKSILSIQSPVFEAMFTSPILKNKQDTAVVEDVDPSVLQAMVSFMYSGQVKVGSESIIYDLLHAAEKYRIDALKEGCIEYLQHILSPENAVKILEVSNVFDQQLKSHCLDYIKNEFKSVKSTKDWKDLKQKNRILALEVYSFCESD; via the coding sequence ATCTTCAAGGGACAGCAACCGCGCTCCTTGTTGGAcattatgtttgaaaaagaatCAGAGTAATTGCAATGTAGCAGTGACCATCAAGCTTATTTCAAGGAACAgagtaaaaagttattatttaacttatgaCACCAAGGaagattctaaatttattcttaaccAGAATACCTTAGAATTGGATGATTACAATTTGGAGTTGTTCTTCATTTTCAAGAGCACCTCAACGCCTGAAAAAAATCtagcaaaaatatttcccaTTGTTAAACTGCAAAACTTATCCACCAGTTTTCAAGCTATGCTTGAAAAAGAATACATGACCGACGTCGTCTTGAAATGTGATTCTTTTACTTTGAAAGCTCACAAAAGTATTCTAAGTATCCAATCTCCAGTTTTTGAAGCCATGTTCACAAGTCCCATACTTAAGAATAAACAGGATACAGCTGTTGTTGAAGATGTGGATCCATCCGTTTTGCAAGCCATGGTCAGTTTCATGTATTCCGGTCAAGTGAAAGTAGGGTCCGAATCTATTATTTACGATCTTCTGCACGCGGCAGAAAAATATCGAATCGATGCTTTGAAGGAAGGGTGTATTGAGTACTTGCAGCACATTTTATCTCCTGAAAATGCCGTCAAAATTCTCGAAGTGTCTAATGTGTTTGACCAACAACTGAAGTCTCATTGTTtggattacattaaaaatgaatttaaaagtgtgaaatCTACAAAAGATTGGAAAGATCTTAAACAGAAAAATCGCATTTTGGCATTAGAGGTATATTCTTTTTGTGAAAGTGACTAA